In the Hevea brasiliensis isolate MT/VB/25A 57/8 chromosome 8, ASM3005281v1, whole genome shotgun sequence genome, TCTAATTAAAACTCTAGCGAAAAATGACATATCCTCCATGgacaaaaattatatatatatatttgtttggtTGCTCAGAAATTAAGACAAGGCGAAGCTTTGGATACAAGTTATTTAATTGAGGTCTGCCTTCCatttccatttttatttgtctccGTAATTTCTCAATTATTCAGACATTAAGAAAGCCTTTCTCCTTCAAGCTTTCAATGGTGTCTACAACACTCAGTTCCAAAGGAATGAAGTCAATGCCCAAAGCTTTTGCTTTCTCCTTTGATACCTCATGTTTTGGAACAAAAGATTTGTCATCTTGACAtctgcagaaaaaaaaaaatcttaaattttttcttagaaTTCTCGATATCAGTAAGATAAACTGCCATTATAGAACAAAAAAGCTCAGAAACaataataaacatttcattttttttcttttttttatagaaaCAGCAATACATACTTTTCAGGAATGTGCGGAGTTGGGTAATGTTTGTGAACAATCTTCAAAAACTCAGAGAAGTGCACAACTGTTTCAACTAAACAATATCTGCCACGGGCTGAAGCCAATTCAAAAGCTTCAATATGTGCATTGGCAACATCTCTAACATCAACAAGATACCAATTATCATATAAATATGTTTGAGCTCCTGCACATTGAAAATCCCAGCTACCCCATCAGAAGAAATCATATACAGAATATAGTTACAGGGAAATTCATGTCAAGATTTAATCTATCATGAATCCAAGACACACTATATGAGGTGAGACCAACATATAGAATAGATGGGATTCACATTTTTATGTTTTGGATTGGATCCACAATAAACCAAGTCTAGAAAACAAACATTAAGCTTGAATTTTACAAGGAATAGTGAATACCTTTGGCGTATTGTGCAAACACCTCCATACTAGTACTAAGAGTGGGCTGCAAGAGAGGGCCAATCACAACCCCTGGATGTATGGTAACCAAGTCAATTCCATTCTCTTTTGCAAATCTCCAAGCAGCCTCCTCTGCTAAGATTTTTGAAACAGGATACCAAAGCTGCGAAGAACCAAAAATGAAAACAGTTCAACCAATAAACAAAAAATTGCAACAGAAATGTGAATTAACATGTATTCTTACCTTCCTTGACTCACAAAATGCAGAATCTGAAAACCAAGTCTCGTCAACTACATCATCAGGATTCAAAGGTTTTTCTCTGTATAAAACTGATGCCATTGAAGATGTTACAACCACTCTCTTGAGAGAAGGAACCTTTGCACATGACTTTAGCACATTTAGTGTTCCCTTTACTGCAGGATCAATCAAATCTGACTGAAATATGaagaattaggaaaaaaaaaaaaataaagacgaCCCTGTGAAATTAGATCACAAGAAAGATTTGCAGACCAAATATGTTGTGAAAGCACACATCCCGTGTTTGAACAATAAATTATGCAAATCATGACAGCCGACAGGTTACAATCATGACATTAAGTAGACATTTTTGGAGTAGATACAAATCCAATTTATTATTTAAGAACTGATATAAATAGTAGTTATTTGAAAGTCAAAATGACCAGTAGAAGGTTGCTAGATTTCACATTCACATATCTAAACATGGGAAAGAGAAGTATATGTGTGATTTCTGATAAAGTTCTATGTATGAGTTTGTTTTTGTTGCTTCAGTTGAATTGATTAAGGACAGATGTCCCACTACTTTgatgttcatgttatttatttttgtCAAGGTGAGTCAAAATTAGCCAAACATAAAGATTAGCCAGGTATAATGTCACTAAAATCTTGGCGGTATCCATCAAAAAGCATTTCACGTGAGAAGAAGAATATCTTGCTAACAGATGAAAAATTATCATTTACAAGGTTCAGAATGGACTCTGTACTAGTAATAAGTGTTGGCTGTAAGAGAGGACCAATCACCAATCCAGGATTTATTGCAACCATGTCTATTCCATTCTCTTTTGTAAACTTCCAAGCAGCTTCTTCTGCTAAGGTTTTTGAGAGCATGTACCATAACTGAGAGGAAACGAAACAATTTGATGAACATATAATGACAAAGAGTCCACATGCCACAAGCCAAGTGATTCATGTTCTGTTAATACATAAAACATGCAGTGAAACTGTAATGAATAATAGGAAGGAGAATAAGGTTTGTAATTATATGTGGAAGGAGTAAAATAGTGAGGGCGGTGTGTGatagttgagtagttgtaaagaTGTTACAGCTTTTTAGGAGAAAGTCAAAGCAGTTATAGTAGTCAGGAGTGTATAAATAGAGTATATTTGTATTAGAATAGGCTATTCCAAGAATCAATAAATAAGAATAGTTTTCTCTCATCTTTGaatattcttttctcttctcatccaatctatttcttttctcatccAATGTATCTATTTTCTTATCtatttctctctctttccctccctATTCCTCTGTTTCACTTAGTTGGCAGGCTGTTAAGCAACAATTTGGTATTAGAGCCTCCATCTGAGTTGGGTTTGCTTCCAATATTTTCTACTAGAGTCACAACTTTGGGCAGATTCATGGGAGTCTTCCAGAATTCCAGAATTCCAGGTTTTTCTctgctcttctctctttctctcttctttccCTCTATTCCTTCTTTTCTTTGTCCTCTCTCCTTGAAATTTCTTCCCTTTCTCAcctcaatttcttcttctttctttctttcttgaaaTTCTTGAATCAAATTCTTTCTTCTTCTGTCACTTTCTAGATCTTTCTTCTATTCCcttctttaatttcttatttccagCATTTCAAGAAACCTATTTCTTGAAATTCTTGTAAATTTTCTTCCTCTCTCTCATTCTTCTCTCTTGCGAGCTGCCTTATTCACTTTTTCCCTCCATCAAATTCTTCTCAATTTCCCTATTTTCAATTTTTGCCCTATTAGGATTTCAAAATCAATACTTGTTTTGTCAAATTCAAGAAAcatctgaaaataataataaaaaaatctttCTTTCCTCTCAATCTTTCTTCCTTCTCtacaaaatattttctatttttgtaatttcttctttattcttcttttcacaatttttcttcttcctttctctgtGATTTTCTTCCAATTCCAGTATCAATTCCTTATCCTTGCTCAAATCtgattttcttttactattttccTCCTCAAATTTTCTTTCTCAAATTTTGTTAGAAGTAAAATACAATCAAAGCATCAAACCATAGGAGTACAATCTTGGGAACAAAAGGATCCGAAGGGAAGTTTTGAAAGAAGAGTAACAAAACGCTTAGAGGAGTTGCTGTATCAAAAATGGAAAAAATTAGGTAAGTTGTTAGAAGAGCAAATAGAAAGGAGGGATAAATTGTTTCAAGAGGCAcaattgatgcatacattttgcataatcatttaggtttaatttcatagccattttatttgattattagtcacttttagctaatttcattagttatttagttagtttttcataattgtcaattttggattaatttgtaatttttactttgttttgtaggaaaaatggtgtttttgaaggactgaagagaaattttgccattgaggagtgacttctacagccaaagatatcaaaaacaagttttcaagctgaaatatgcattgaccaaattgtgcataacttgccgcataagctatgcagatctgcataaggagaaaaatcactgttccaatacctgccgaaatgtgcataaggagactgcatagcttatgcacattcacgcctcccttatgcactctcacagaattgtgcataacctatgcaccaagtcatgcagtttcgcataagtgaactgtAACCAGTTAAAATcagataagggactgcataacttatgcagtccacttatgcagtcccataaaggtttcattaatgagctggcagaagattctctcagaaaattcctcctagaacataccattttagggctccatgtcagaaattgctataaatagtcccattttcccattttagagaggGGACAAAGAGCAGAAAAAGGAAAGgagaggagaggcagaatttgaagagtcactttcaccttccacaccattttcaaccaagatttgcagatttctttcttcccttacatTTTTCTATATTTCTAGTGTTCaatttcttattccttagcttagattaaagctttatttccatttaaactcaatatatcttgtaagcattatggatagtgagtagtttaactttgattctggagtaagggatgtaatatttagttatttttgtggatttgaactgggttagtcccaatttaatgaatttatgaggtttaatccatttcttgtgtgcttattcacatgcttaatgaagggccccattaagttatgttcttaatccttggttgaagcaccgaaaggagaaaaccaagtgatagttaatcaagaaattggactcaattaacttagatctagaaatagactaagggttaagaaggttttaatagattgattaaagaacctaatgggtattggttaattttaactccacgaaagtaggattaagttaattaaggcactctttgtctcactcgaaagagttttcaaaggattttagaattaatctcctttaaacccataaatttcatggattgggctagctagggaaaatcccaaaatgacttaaatatgaacccttaactccagaatcgtctttcatcaattattgcttggaatttttcttttgagtgtttagtttaatctcattttattaattttcattattatcaatttctttattttgcgaattattaaattagtcattatttgaatttagttttgcattttcataccttatgcttcaatttcctaaatttcttttattaatttgattaaaatacaattttaacatattttattttacataaaaaattcaatcattaacacaactcctcgtgggaacgatatctttttctatactacttgaacgacccgtgcacttgcggttgggacacatcaagtttttggcgccgttgccggggagttgtttgtttaagattgaattcttgattattttagttgtttatagttttatctttgttatcttttcattttgtgtttgtttgtttttttttttaggtactcttaatcttttatgagaagagctagaagcacaagtgatacattcatattatttaatactgaaattgagaagttttgtagagccaacaagaaagaaactagaagaagaaaagaagcattgagagcAAATGAAATCAACAAGAAATGGTCAAGAAAGAGTTggaattggtggtggtaatgctgAAATAatcaaacaatgaaaatgcagctcatggtgaagaagttgtaaatgctaatgttcctaagggaagtatgatggatcatgcatttcctcattttgatgacttaagagagagtatagcaagaccaagaattgatgcaaacagttataagatggattttggagtactacaaatgattcagaattctcaatttggaggtcatccttcagaaaatcctcatactcatcttaagaagtttgttatgatctgtgacatgcaaaagcaaccaggagtgtctgatgatgcagcaaggctaaaattgtttccattctctttgaaagatagagcattggattggcttgattctttacctcacaactcaattacaaattgggagcagctcactgatgcatttcttgccaaATACTTTCCActgaaaactcaagagttgaggaatcaaatgattgcttttagaccaagagaagatgagactctttatgagtcatggatgagatggaaggagttggagagacaatgtccacatcatgccattcctaaatggatgataaaccagaatttttacacaaatgtcactcctgctatcagaggaatcattgatgctcaaattggaggggaattcatcattaagcatgaagatgaagcttatgagttgttagagaaaatagcaaagaatactcatctttggagtagtccaagaggaccagctccaactcaaaagaggcaagctgctggaatgtatgagcttgatccattcaacatgatcaatgccaaatttgatgcactcactaatgtccttgctaagaaaatggaggatttaagtatgctagtcagttcatcatcatgctctgggaattctcaacaagttacttatgcagaaggaacaatgagctatggagtagattatccttcatatgcttggaggaatcatccaaaTTTTTCATGGGGGAATCAGCAAACTCAAGCTTTAACTCAGAACTTTCCACCACAACAACAAAggcatcaataccaacaaccttggcaaccaccacctagttttcagcaaaagaatgcaAATTCTGCACCtctaccaaaacagcaagaacaaagttccaccacagaggctttattacaacaaattcttgctaatcaaactaagcgtgatgaagagatgagagagatgaaagcaaggctggaacagatgcaaacacacaataggatgctggaaaatcagattgcacaacaagcatgctcatcaagtaccaaatctatggggaaacttcctagtcaaacagaaaatccaagggagcaatgtcatgccatcacactaaggagtggtaaaatagtgcatactgagaagagtgaaaaagttgagaagagagaaaatgagaaagatgttgagagagatgaaaaacaaaagagtgaaaaagggagtgcaagaaaaggtaaagaggaggttggagagaaagaagagaaatatatacctccagagccttacaagccacagcttccctttccacagagatttcaaaaagccaagattgataagcaatttgggaagttcttagaggttttaaagaagctatatatatatatgtgccttttattgatgctctttcccagatgccttcttatgctaagtttttgaaagaaattctctcaaacaaaagaagacttgaagattatgagactgtagccttaactgaggaatgcagtgctatcctccaaaggaaacttcctccaaagctcaaggatccagggagtttttcaattccatgccacattggggaatcatgttctataaaagctttatgtgatttaggggctagtgtaagccttatgcccctctccatctatgagaagctcaacatgggagatcttaagccaacccacatttctcttcagttagctgatggatcaattaagtatcctaaagggattttagagaatgtgcctctgaaggttgggaaattctatatACCTCTTGACTttatcatcttggacatggaagaagattctaatatcccaatcattttggggaggcctttcctagctacagctggtgctttgattgacgtgaaaggtgagaagcttactctcagagtcgaagaggatcatttagtcttcaatattggcaatgataagaagaagcaacatgaagatgtagactcttgtttgagaattgatatagttgatgagttagtaaaagagcactttagaaagagctatctgaaggcttctcttgaaagttgtcttatccatgaagggagtatcaatgatgaaaatccaaaagaggctgcatttgcacaacatttAATGGGTAATCCACCTTGTCATATGGCATCAATCTTTCAAtttgagcaagtggagaaaagtgaggtcaagcaaccatctctcaaagaaaaagatacaccaaaggttgtcaagaaagaaatggtcggatttttagacaaagcaacaaggatcttctcatgtgatggaaagaaaatgaagtatagattcattgaagcacctattggaaacagaggcaataaattccaattccagccaccatgaaaaatgataaaagtccagctaaggactataaattagccctcttgggaggcatcccaagtccttttatttttattttgctgatttacttttactttcattacttttgtttttatcttgaatctccccaaattcaatttttgacatttgttgaattttgtcccttgtagatgtatttcaatggaggaaggttggtgaactgctggggagtgacccttaacctgaaattatgttctttaaatctcctacaaattgattgatttttgctgcataaccaGTGTAGGGTCTGctacctggtttatgcagagaggaaaaatgaaatctgcagcaagGAAAGGTCTGCAGCAGATGAATTATGTCCTTGGGTTGctacctggtttatgcagagcaaaAATGACATTCAGAGCAAAGAGGGTGTCTGCAGAGATGGCTTacgttcttggtgaggttgggtgtgtaacttttaagtaaatgtgcttttaatgttaatatggtggtaagtgagccaTTTTGCGCttatgagcttatttgggttgtgggatttaaggtggaaatgctgcatttttcttggcatgacttggggagttcatcatttgtgaatagatacaactttatgcagattttattgagttttaatgtgctaaatgttgatttgcagaatttgagttaaaatggcatgggtcacaaatgccttttatgcaggatccatcttctacaagcttgtgtgatgcattttttatgaactttgtatatattgatgtgtttttggtgaaaatttctcatcgtttatgcttcatggaattatatttcttcattctagggtatttttcacacttacaaatcatgttccattgcaatcttaatcttgttgaattgtgcataagcaactgcatagcttatgcaatcttgcataaccacaattcttgccattttcattcatattgcaaagtgcatgagaagagtgcatagcttatgcaactctgcatagcctaattttgtcaaatttcatatttttcgaaacctgcataagcagagtgcatgacttatgcacatttgcataacttcaaattcttcattttctctctctgtcgaagtctgcataaggagggtgcatgacttatgcacttctgcataaccagaaactccaaaaatcaaaacctgccgaggggtgcataagcagagtgcataacttatgcacttccgcatgaccacaaactctgattttctctctctgtcgagacttgcataagcagagtgcatgacttatgcacttctgcataaccacaaaCCCAAAATTCCAAAACCCACCgaggagtgcataagcagagtgcatagcttatgcacaactgcatgaccaccaacccaaaatctcaaaacttgccgagaggtgcataagcagagtgcatagcttatgcacaactgcatgaccacattttccaaacaccaaaacttgccgagacctgcataaggagggtgcatgatgaaggaacggaagcgtgaaaaacacaagattataccattgaattcaaaaatttttacctagggtcacatgcaccatgcaagatttatttttatctatttgatttcaatgataaacaacatattaaaactcttttaatatgtttttggatctgtatttgccatttaagattttaaaattaatcagattaattttagaaccctagattaaatcaagaacgattacactaacctcttgatgtgtcagtgtctgcgcctttgagattcatcttcgtgacaccagatgttgtcctctagcttgtccacaccaagaacacctatggcagcccttgaacagcttctaaagccttttctattaattagaaattcaagttctgcttttaagagattagagataaacaggacactagaaacaatttctagtgttcttaattcaagagattgatggctaatctctttgaattgatgagagatgaagagaaatagctggagaggctcaaagtggcgtgacaaatgagaggagaggctgctggttatgttttcttttcataaccacacttaaatagctaggttaacacattaaaccctagccacatgtcaccttttgattagctctaggtttaagtgacccaatcacattgtgccaagtgtcaaacctatatttaatcttgattttaatcatcttacatgattaaaaacatttggcaagcttatgtgtaatcccatgtgtcaccatctcatggtgccacgtgtcacacaatGAACTGACCAAAAGGCCCCGGtggcttaattttgagttcttaccccacaataattattttcttcttctaattaatttatatcaaatataaattgattaattaatctctattaattaattttcatcaattaaattcatatttaaacactttaaatataaatttaatttatactacacatccaataatctagatttggtttcaagtcatgctagggactttgcaatctaattgcaaaccaaacctatttaattaatcaattaaactctttaattaattaattaaatcatatttaaataggtgataacttgtgtatgtgtgtgacttactaggctcatcactaattggcaatgagacatgatatcaactcttaatatcatcagaactctttcttaccataaatgatttctctaaatcattttatgaacctcatagaccatggttaacacttagcatagcatgccatggccacccaattagtaataagatttaccttaaatgaacctataatcatatgttaccatgcactagaatctctctgcataaaatcccaactcaagccgagtcatggtttatgtcaaactccatttgctatgaatattatgttctcttttaattccagttcttgattaaaagatttttctcatcgtaaactcttttctcaataaatctatctgtctgccagaacttgaaacatcaagaacaattaaatgaacataggattttatctccatttacttagaggaacagattccatcttgatcaacacctacctccatatataactagcagagccaacacatgcccatatacccatacatagtacaagtatgaaagcgagatcaaactcaaactacctatatacaagataatcagtgctatctcaggtctaaagattatatgcactgatatgatttatgacaaaacattgacaagagtaaactccatgtgcttgtcataagtgtcactggttcggcctacttatcatttataagtgcctatcatgtttgttatatggcatgagactcaccattccatcttatttatatctcatataaataacttgggaacaaacatgaatacaatctttctggataagtcatgtccttattatgaagtatcctcgattgtgaacctatttatgatactttgtgctagaaatattgtcactcatattcttaacaacttaagaataatatttctaacaaaatatcaatggaccttttctattacacataaatatattatgtaaacggaaaagtggaaatgccttttattattaaaatatatacaagatacatactaaatgatatgctctagggcatactactaacaatctcccactagca is a window encoding:
- the LOC131182211 gene encoding phenylacetaldehyde reductase-like, which produces MASVLYREKPLNPDDVVDETWFSDSAFCESRKLWYPVSKILAEEAAWRFAKENGIDLVTIHPGVVIGPLLQPTLSTSMEVFAQYAKGAQTYLYDNWYLVDVRDVANAHIEAFELASARGRYCLVETVVHFSEFLKIVHKHYPTPHIPEKCQDDKSFVPKHEVSKEKAKALGIDFIPLELSVVDTIESLKEKGFLNV